Proteins encoded in a region of the Diabrotica virgifera virgifera chromosome 4, PGI_DIABVI_V3a genome:
- the LOC114330575 gene encoding early growth response protein 1: MTMAESTVDSSTTHDKVNNNHPLVINHNHRIAGKLKKRKRLSQVLDKLTGGGSSPYESEPSPENPAVINNNNIIEAYNHNNKGDITIDMGMHEKQYRPEVFRFDIPDRERYKTISEDEDVFSPASSSNKSPHSSTDSPQIPFSPLRIKDDTSPSPPLLQRTTCPCYQCVTGVVIGHHPSPLHPYDRFFPASPISPLTPSSPAPTYSFERYLHSKYLPDIFRKRSHSDSDLPLWFEAAKADRARAPPSWPHPLTLSTGCGKGSVDSNTWSPQESPLDLSMKSSRSRERLESLAPPPLQLLAPGFLPPRGPVSVPVVKGDVASPTTKESVASRYNLEVSPVVEEMPPGSDVAYVCPVCGQMFSLHDRLAKHMASRHKSRQSNGETAAKAYLCEVCKRSFARSDMLTRHMRLHTGVKPYTCRVCGQVFSRSDHLSTHQRTHTGEKPYKCPQCPYAACRRDMITRHMRTHTRFEPDPVATQIKAEHIKAENH; this comes from the exons ATGACTATGGCCGAGAGTACAGTCGACTCTTCCACTACCCACGACAAAGTTAACAATAATCATCCACTGGTAATCAATCATAATCATCGTATTGCTGGCAAGCTCAAGAAAAGGAAGAGACTGAGCCAAGTTCTGGATAAGCTTACTG GAGGAGGTTCATCACCCTACGAGAGCGAACCTTCACCAGAGAATCCTGCAGTGATCAACAACAACAACATTATAGAGGCCTACAACCATAACAACAAAGGTGATATCACAATCGATATGGGAATGCACGAAAAACAATACCGGCCTGAGGTATTTAGATTTGATATTCCCGATAGGGAACGGTATAAGACGATAAGCGAAGACGAAGATGTTTTCAGTCCTGCGAGTTCAAGTAATAAGTCTCCTCATAGCTCAACCGATTCTCCTCAGATACCATTTAGTCCGCTGAGAATTAAAGACGATACGAGTCCGAGTCCACCTTTGCTTCAACGGACAACCTGTCCATGTTATCAATGTGTTACGGGAGTCGTTATAGGCCACCATCCATCGCCTCTTCATCCCTATGATAGATTTTTTCCCGCATCACCCATTTCACCCTTGACACCATCGTCACCAGCGCCTACATATAGCTTTGAGCGATATTTACATTCAAAGTACCTGCCTGATATTTTTCGTAAAAGAAGCCATTCGGATTCTGACTTGCCTCTATGGTTTGAAGCTGCTAAAGCTGATAGGGCTAGAGCCCCTCCTTCTTGGCCACATCCACTTACTTTATCTACTGGATGCGGTAAGGGTTCTGTAGATTCAAATACATGGTCCCCGCAAGAATCTCCGCTAGATCTGTCAATGAAATCATCCAGAAGTCGAGAACGGTTGGAATCTTTGGCTCCGCCACCATTACAACTACTCGCCCCTGGATTCCTACCTCCACGTGGTCCTGTTTCGGTACCTGTTGTAAAAGGGGACGTAGCTTCTCCAACTACAAAAGAATCTGTAGCATCCAGATACAATTTAGAAGTTTCTCCGGTTGTAGAAGAAATGCCGCCAGGTTCAGATGTAGCATATGTCTGCCCAGTTTGTGGTCAGATGTTCAGTTTGCATGATCGTCTGGCCAAACATATGGCTTCAAGGCACAAGAGCAGACAAAGTAACGGCGAAACGGCGGCCAAAGCTTACTTGTGTGAAGTGTGTAAAAGATCATTCGCTCGCAGTGATATGCTTACACGACATATGAGACTGCATACTGGAGTGAAGCCTTACACGTGCCGTGTTTGTGGTCAAGTGTTTTCTAGGTCAGATCATTTATCCACCCATCAAAGGACTCACACTGGCGAGAAACCGTATAAATGTCCACAGTGCCCCTACGCTGCCTGCAGAAGAGATATGATTACAAGGCACATGAGGACACATACTCGTTTCGAGCCAGATCCTGTTGCTACTCAAATCAAGGCTGAACATATTAAGGCTGAAAATCATTGA